TTCTATGATTCTCTTTCACAAGACAACCGATTTGGCTATCTTTATCCATCACACATTTCACAGACTTGCACAAATTCTCCTTTGTAAACAAATCATTTTCATCCTTCTCCACTTCTACACCAACCTTAAGGTGTTGTCCCATAAGCCTAGCAGTAAAAATGTGATCAATAGGCCTTGGCAAAAGTACCAATTGACAATCACACAGCACCAAAGACTCCCATATCGACCCATAACCACAGTGAGTGACGAAACAACCAACTGATTTGTGTCTTAAAATCTCCAATTGTGNATTTTCATCCTTCTCCACTTCTACACCAACCTTAAGGTGTTGTCCCATAAGCCTAGCAGTAAAAATGTGATCAATAGGCCTTGGCAAAAGTACCAATTGACAATCACACAGCACCAAAGACTCCCATATCGACCCATAACCACAGTGAGTGACGAAACAACCAACTGATTTGTGTCTTAAAATCTCCAATTGTGGCACCCAACAATCAAGAATCAATCCCTTTTCTTGAGCCCTTTGTTTGAATCCCTCTGGCAAGGCTTCTTCTACTGAATTTGTCCCTTGAGGTGGCTTAACAACTAAAAGAAATGGTAACTCAGTCAGTTCAAAGCCTAAAACAAGTTGTTGAAACTGTTTCTTTTCAAGAATCATTTGGCTCCCAAATGCACAGAACACTACTGATCCTGGTTCGAATTTCTCGAGCCAATTTGATAATTCATGTTGCTCCTTTTTGGGCTCAGGAATTACAGGTCCAGCGTAAAGGACTGGCTTTTCAAGTAGTATTGCTAGGTAGTCACAAAAGATTCCTTCAATCTCTCTACATGTTTTCACAGCTATTACATCGCATTGTGTAAATCCCTTGTTCAATCGTTCTTGAAACGTCACCCCCTTGCCATATTCATGATATATAAATGATAACAACTTAGCTTCACTTTCACGCAACACCACAGTAGTAGAAGGGTAACCTGGAGGGAGATACCACATCTTTAGAGAGCAGAATGAAATTGCAAATTTACTATATAATGCATAATAgtgtatttgaaaatttataatcacaaaCATTTGTTTATAAAAGTAACACAAGGTGACCTGGTGGTGGCTTTACTAGCTCAGCAGAAGTTGATGTCATAAAAGTAGCCTTATCCGGTGATATAGACATTACAGCAGGGGAAATAAGTAGATAACTCAGAGTCTTGATACCCCCAATTTCTCGTGCCAAATCAGGAATCCAATAtgcaaaatcaaagaaaacgaAATGGGGttttagattttgaagaaaagattTGATTTCATCATACAATTCATCAAAAGCTGTTGCTAATAGACTCTCCAATGATCCAGGAACATCAGCTGTAGTCTCTGCTCCATACGGGAGGCCATCAACATGAGGTATTGTGAGTTTATGTaatgtgatgagatttgggtAAAGATTGAGTTTTTGAAGTCTAATCTCAGCATTTTTGGGCAACAAGAATGAGATTTTGTGACCTCTTTTTGCAAGTTCATTTGACAGATTCATGTATGGGATTAAGTGACCAAAAGCAAGCCATGGGAACATCACTATTTCCAACTTTGACTCTATGAATTCTGCCATTTTTTATGAATTGCTACTCTGTTTCGGGACTTGCCTGTATTAAGGGACAAAGTTACTTGTACGGCTGTGCAGATATTGGTGTTCGATTCTATGGTTCAAACTAATTCGGTTCActattgaaaaataattcaattgaGTGGGACACCTGCATGGTGAGTGACTTGTTGGAACTAAACTTTATTACTAGAAATTTTGTCCCTTTGTTGATTACTATAGACAActgttattatttattacttagtAAAATGACTATCaataatttaggaataatggaGAACTTGTTGAAACTGCGAGTtgtgcttcttcttcttcaacttcaacaacaacaagctGCTTGCTTCGGATGCCACGGTGGAGTATCTTCCCGGTTTGCAGGGCCACCTCCCGTTCCATCTAGAGACGGGGTGAGCTCGAATGAATTTATTTAGAACCaagtttgaatttcaattttataagttttaaattaaaaataactatgTCAAACATGGT
This portion of the Solanum stenotomum isolate F172 unplaced genomic scaffold, ASM1918654v1 scaffold6463, whole genome shotgun sequence genome encodes:
- the LOC125852884 gene encoding UDP-glycosyltransferase 79B6-like, with the translated sequence MAEFIESKLEIVMFPWLAFGHLIPYMNLSNELAKRGHKISFLLPKNAEIRLQKLNLYPNLITLHKLTIPHVDGLPYGAETTADVPGSLESLLATAFDELYDEIKSFLQNLKPHFVFFDFAYWIPDLAREIGGIKTLSYLLISPAVMSISPDKATFMTSTSAELVKPPPGYPSTTVVLRESEAKLLSFIYHEYGKGVTFQERLNKGFTQCDVIAVKTCREIEGIFCDYLAILLEKPVLYAGPVIPEPKKEQHELSNWLEKFEPGSVVFCAFGSQMILEKKQFQQLVLGFELTELPFLLVVKPPQGTNSVEEALPEGFKQRAQEKGLILDCWVPQLEILRHKSVGCFVTHCGYGSIWESLVLCDCQLVLLPRPIDHIFTARLMGQHLKVGVEVEKDENDLFTKENLCKSVKCVMDKDSQIGCLVKENHRKWKELLSSPGFMSNYIDNFIQDLHGLLVEKT